A single Hippocampus zosterae strain Florida chromosome 17, ASM2543408v3, whole genome shotgun sequence DNA region contains:
- the LOC127589517 gene encoding small ubiquitin-related modifier 2-like — translation MADEKPKEGVKTEGNEHINLKVAGQDGSVVQFKIKRHTALSKLMKAYCDRQGLSMRQIRFRFDGQPINETDTPSQLEMEDEDTIDVFQQQTGGVI, via the exons ATGGCTGATGAGAAACCGAAG GAAGGAGTGAAGACTGAAGGTAATGAACACATCAACCTGAAGGTGGCAGGCCAGGATGGCTCCGTCGTGCAGTTCAAGATCAAAAGACACACTGCGCTCAGCAAACTCATGAAGGCCTACTGCGACAGACAG GGACTGTCCATGAGGCAAATCCGGTTCAGGTTTGATGGACAGCCAATAAATGAGACAGACACGCCATCACAA TTGGAAATGGAAGACGAAGACACGATTGACGTGTTCCAACAACAGACAGGAGGCGTGATTTAA
- the LOC127589515 gene encoding jupiter microtubule associated homolog 1-like, translating into MTTTTTFQGVEPGAKSSSRVLRPPGGASSFSFGTDENTTPQRKNKMASSIFAEPEDPHAHRRNNPPSATDAAPGTLCGEPSAPLRRCQQPILFPKNPQPELTTIHNSGAALVWNQRQEEENDQEQANNGFPDNGETEQEEQEAPQPSTPSGSANSSTGSRRNPPGGKSSLILG; encoded by the exons ATGacgaccaccaccaccttccAAGGAGTGGAACCTGGTGCCAAAAGCAGTTCCAG GGTACTACGACCGCCAGGCGGTGCCTCCAGCTTCTCCTTCGGCACAGACGAAAACACCACCCCGCAGCGCAAAAACAAGATGGCTTCCAGCATCTTCGCAGAACCCGAGGACCCCCATGCTCATCGAAGGAACAACCCACCCA GTGCCACTGATGCCGCCCCGGGGACACTGTGTGGGGAGCCTTCAGCCCCACTGAGACGGTGCCAGCAGCCTATTCTGTTCCCCAAGAACCCTCAGCCAGAGCTCACCACCATCCACAACTCTGGAGCCGCTTTGGTGTGGAACCAAAGACAAGAG GAGGAGAATGACCAAGAACAAGCCAACAATG GGTTTCCCGACAACGGAGAGACAgagcaggaggagcaggaggcgcCACAGCCCTCCACCCCGTCGGGAAGCGCCAACTCTTCCACCGGCAGCCGAAGAAACCCACCCGGTGGCAAGTCCAGCCTCATCCTGGGTTGA
- the armc5 gene encoding armadillo repeat-containing protein 5 yields the protein MTALPMQSGRKLSRAPSSREGSPSAPESSLTWCLTHLSKPSPDSGADLDKRSRFSQWRALVAIRTQHIKGDKAGITRFRKQGGLRPLLDLLGHPKCSRKTLDLALSILANCCIELETRKEVCKLDGINIVVDVMKRNVAQETIQNRAARALGNLAMDSESSALIHLAGGVPLLLLCLSLSSTHSSPTATPPNDPSPKLECAQSASRALLYLSDTPANRLSLLTQGVLSALTPLMAPEYPQGLRRAALRTLHELTRGCGPECAREVSRSGVAAQLSVMASGEAGKPYEELALKTLANLCSQGCLRPLVGSLGVIPKFTAEVKKEPYKSGVFLKALCLCCKEAVNRAKVKESGGLEALVGFLAAHPSHPLARLVILACVDFVFDESAVEQLQELGLVPLLVARLVAPTAGEKADAGRGGLSGSSHGELLSPSCLDSFDFAPFEDCKKEEGGREQGSSSFLSLRSWLLAEGMISCEEDLLDSSSSTDGDWAVSPPQNSPNPDCLGPLKTCSPLNASTSKKDAPNSSSALWKAGEPPPCSSPAVSPSLKATHPGTPSKFSSPQRRRQRACSALSSAAKLTVDAPPSVPRRFAYQHPYHPEPWTPESPVLLLLSRFSHAADPSPFLVTSGTVRGLLCYLSQHQDPSSRCFRLLCRLTCNPSCLRALLRTGAVALIHHHLCQRDGGARRQPERVGAKVKQLGMILLNNLHFQCESAYGAGVLAHVMLSGSESDRVNCALSLPLISSNKFLLRKLLLDSGSLLLALQPLGCRDDTGAHTADCRRLLSTWPDTSLHSLYFSLLIGCLSPLVSNIKLRPDAGRLIKLCQADSVTPPPAKKPRQAHICTYASSDFDLLLVLDDGAEVPANKEAVAGSGSEYFRALLKGGFEEAKSGQAIRIKDVTEGMLVPVLHHLHGCRLAASNQKEECQFLDSLILEGLACCQSDEPSFPKSPLGETMTGACRFLATELQRELEGLCVACLLSQMTAASASGGDQNTTEEQLASRTSELDLTCVQLQIETLLEKSVKTTFLNKRESKNIPAKKVDAVCQIKSLKPCAEKEASELKSSVQLFKAELPDSLEPPEEEPEKGTRGVPAALVAQMYCFAQRHNYPALRRACLTLLLGCREAVRRPCFSGREAAVCLREAAGQADCIDTLKQDLLSLAADVLS from the exons ATGACTGCTTTACCCATGCAAAGTGGTCGAAAGCTATCTCGAGCCCCTTCCAGCAGGGAAGGATCTCCATCTGCGCCAGAGTCCTCCTTGACCTGGTGCCTGACCCACCTGAGCAAGCCCTCACCTGACTCAGGGGCTGACCTGGACAAGAGGTCCAGATTCTCCCAGTGGCGAGCATTGGTCGCCATCCGAACACAGCACATAAAGGGCGACAAGGCCGGCATCACCCGCTTCCGGAAACAGGGGGGTCTGCGTCCCTTGCTGGACCTGCTCGGCCACCCCAAGTGTTCCAGGAAGACTTTGGACCTGGCCCTCAGCATCCTCGCCAACTGCTGCATTGAGCTGGAGACACGCAAGGAG GTTTGCAAGCTTGATGGAATAAATATTGTTG TGGATGTGATGAAGAGGAACGTGGCCCAGGAGACCATCCAGAACCGAGCTGCGCGGGCTTTGGGGAATCTGGCCATGGACTCGGAGAGCTCGGCGCTCATCCACTTGGCCG GTGGCGTACCTCTCCTTCTCCTGTGCTTGTCTCTGTCTTCCACCCATTCCTCACCCACCGCCACCCCACCCAATGATCCCAGCCCCAAGCTGGAGTGCGCCCAGTCGGCTTCACGGGCACTCCTCTACCTCTCGGACACACCGGCGAACCGTCTTTCTCTTCTCACCCAGGGCGTCCTGTCCGCCCTCACCCCCCTCATGGCCCCGGAGTACCCCCAAGGCTTACGACGGGCGGCCCTCAGGACCCTCCACGAGCTCACCCGAGGCTGTGGCCCCGAATGTGCCAGGGAGGTGTCCCGCTCGGGTGTCGCAGCACAGCTGAGCGTCATGGCATCCGGAGAGGCCGGGAAGCCGTATGAAGAGCTGGCGCTGAAGACCCTGGCCAACCTGTGCTCCCAAGGATGCTTGCGTCCCTTGGTGGGCTCCCTGGGGGTCATCCCCAAGTTCACAGCCGAGGTGAAAAAGGAGCCCTACAAGTCAGGAGTCTTCCTGAAGGCGCTGTGCTTGTGCTGCAAGGAGGCGGTTAACCGCGCCAAAGTGAAAGAGAGCGGCGGGTTGGAGGCACTGGTGGGCTTTCTGGCAGCGCACCCGAGTCATCCCCTGGCGCGTCTCGTCATCCTGGCGTGCGTGGACTTTGTCTTCGACGAATCGGCCGTGGAACAGCTGCAGGAGTTGGGGCTGGTCCCCCTGCTGGTGGCTCGGCTGGTGGCGCCCACCGCGGGTGAGAAGGCGGACGCGGGTCGCGGCGGCCTGTCAGGGTCGTCTCACGGCGAGCTCCTGTCGCCGTCGTGCTTGGATTCCTTCGACTTTGCGCCTTTCGAGGACTGCAAGAAGGAGGAGGGCGGCAGGGAACAAGGCTCGTCAAGCTTTTTGAGTCTCAG GTCGTGGCTGCTGGCCGAGGGGATGATCTCCTGCGAAGAAGACCTGCTGGACTCCTCAAGCAGCACCGACGGGGACTGGGCGGTGTCGCCCCCTCAAAACTCTCCAAACCCTGATTGCCTGGGCCCACTGAAAACCTGCTCCCCTCTCAATGCCTCTACCTCCAAGAAAGATGCTCCAAACTCCTCGTCGGCGCTGTGGAAAGCCGGCGAACCACCGCCCTGCAGCTCCCCCGCCGTGTCCCCCTCTTTGAAAGCCACCCACCCGGGCACCCCTTCCAAGTTCTCATCACCGCAAAGAAGGCGGCAGCGGGCATGTTCGGCACTTTCCTCCGCAGCGAAGCTCACCGTGGATGCGCCTCCGTCCGTGCCGCGCCGCTTTGCTTACCAGCACCCGTACCACCCTGAACCCTGGACACCTGAGTCACCTGTCCTGCTGCTACTGTCGCGCTTCTCTCACGCCGCCGACCCCAGCCCCTTCCTGGTCACCTCAGGCACTGTGCGAGGTCTGCTGTGCTACCTCAGCCAGCACCAGGACCCCAGCAGCCGCTGTTTCCGCCTGCTGTGCCGTCTCACCTGCAACCCCAGctgcctccgggcgctcctgcGCACCGGGGCTGTGGCGCTCATCCACCACCACCTCTGTCAGAGGGACGGCGGGGCCAGGCGGCAGCCAGAACGGGTCGGAGCCAAGGTCAAACAGCTCG gtATGATCCTCCTCAACAATCTGCACTTCCAGTGCGAGTCAGCGTACGGCGCTGGGGTCCTCGCACACGTCATGCTGTCGGGCTCCGAGTCTGATCGAGTGAACTGTGCGCTGTCTCTGCCATTAATCAGCAG CAACAAGTTTCTGTTGAGGAAACTCCTCCTGGACTCCGGCAGCCTCCTCTTGGCCCTGCAGCCTCTTGGTTGCCGTGACGACACGGGCGCCCACACCGCCGATTGTAGACGTCTCCTTTCCACCTGGCCGGACACCTCGCTCCACTCGCTCTACTTCTCCCTCCTGATTGGTTGCCTGTCTCCACTCGTATCCAACATCAAATTGCGACCTGATGCCGGACGCCTGATAAAACTTTGTCAAGCTGACTCAGTGACTCCTCCTCCCGCTAAGAAACCTCGCCAGGCTCACATCTGCACATACGCCTCATCCGACTTTGACCTCCTGCTGGTTCTGGATGATGGGGCCGAGGTCCCAGCCAACAAAGAGGCCGTCGCAGGGTCGGGCTCAGAGTACTTCAGGGCTTTGCTAAAAGGTGGCTTTGAGGAAGCCAAATCCGGACAAGCTATCCGCATTAAAGACGTAACTGAAGGTATGTTGGTCCCGGTGCTGCACCACCTGCACGGATGCCGGCTGGCAGCATCGAACCAGAAGGAGGAGTGCCAGTTTTTGGACTCGTTGATCCTTGAGGGACTGGCTTGCTGCCAGTCGGATGAGCCGTCCTTCCCGAAATCTCCGTTAGGCGAGACCATGACGGGAGCGTGCAGATTCCTGGCCACGGAGCTTCAGAGAGAACTGGAGGGGCTTTGCGTGGCTTGTCTCCTGTCTCAAATGACTGCGGCAAGCGCCTCAGGAGGAGACCAAAACACCACCGAGGAGCAGCTGGCCAGCAGGACATCCGAACTGGACCTGACGTGCGTTCAACTGCAAATCGAGACTCTGTTAGAGAAGAGTGTGAAAACAACTTTCTTGAACAAAAGAGAGAGTAAAAACATCCCAGCAAAGAAAGTTGATGCTGTTTGTCAAATTAAAAGTTTGAAACCCTGCGCAGAAAAGGAGGCATCAGAATTGAAAAGCTCAGTTCAGCTCTTCAAAGCAGAACTTCCGGACTCCCTCGAACCCCCGGAGGAGGAACCAGAAAAAGGTACGAGAGGGGTCCCGGCTGCCCTTGTGGCGCAGATGTACTGCTTCGCTCAGCGCCACAATTATCCAGCGCTGCGTCGGGCCTGCCTGACGCTGCTGCTGGGCTGTCGGGAGGCGGTGCGGCGGCCGTGCTTCTCAGGCCGCGAGGCAGCCGTCTGCCTGCGAGAGGCTGCCGGGCAGGCTGACTGCATTGACACGCTCAAGCAGGATCTTCTCAGTCTGGCTGCAGACGTGCTAAGCTGA
- the LOC127589516 gene encoding cytochrome c oxidase subunit 6A, mitochondrial, which produces MSLSAARSVLAAASHSSHDGGARTWKILTFVLALPGVSVCMANAYLKMQAHSHEQPEFVPYEHLRIRTKKFPWGDGNHSLFHNAHANPLPDGYESSHH; this is translated from the exons ATGTCGTTGTCGGCCGCTCGGAGCGTGCTTGCCGCCGCGTCGCATTCGAGCCATGACGGAGGTG CGAGGACCTGGAAGATCCTGACCTTTGTGTTGGCCTTGCCCGGCGTGAGCGTGTGCATGGCCAATGCCTACTTGAAAATGCAGGCCCACTCGCACGAGCAGCCGGAATTTGTGCCCTACGAACACCTCCGCATCCGCACCAAG AAATTCCCATGGGGCGATGGTAACCACTCGCTGTTCCACAATGCTCACGCCAATCCTCTGCCAGACGGTTACGAGAGCTCCCACCATTGA
- the si:dkey-66i24.7 gene encoding uncharacterized protein si:dkey-66i24.7, protein MGEKEAAVSKVDAEETKAEFIWTLQATWHLVNTRLEMDQAFEKPVCKKKKLWETVAERVNARLREEAQEVSDVVVKAHECDLKWRNMLTTYRKNAARAKRQGEAAVHWEFFGAMHHVLGQEVQAGQGAKKGGTKASSKRFTPILPSPPPAVPSTLCGPRPPQDVLQLYMELQERKLNMWAQQKALEERKIEAINNLAHAIASLAQKDKERR, encoded by the exons ATGGGTGAGAAGGAAGCGGCGGTGTCTAAGGTGGATGCTGAAGAAACTAAAGCGG AGTTCATATGGACCCTCCAGGCCACGTGGCACCTGGTCAACACCCGTCTGGAAATGGATCAGGCTTTTGAGAAGCCCGTGTGTAAGAAGAAGAAGCTTTGGGAGACGGTGGCCGAGAGGGTCAATGCCCGCCTGAGGGAGGAGGCACAGGAAGTGTCCGACGTGGTCGTCAAGGCTCACGAGTGTGACCTGAAGTGGAGAAACATGCTCACAACCTACAGGAAGAATGCAGCGCGGGCTAAGAGGCAGGGTGAAGCCGCTGTTCACTGGGAGTTTTTTGGGGCAATGCACCACGTTTTGGGTCAAGAAGTGCAGGCCGGGCAGGGCGCCAAGAAGGGTGGGACAAAGGCTAGCAGTAAGAGGTTCACGCCTATTCTGCCGTCACCTCCCCCAGCGGTGCCCTCGACATTGTGCGGACCGAGGCCGCCGCAGGATGTCCTGCAGCTGTACATGGAGCTGCAAGAAAGGAAGTTGAACATGTGGGCCCAGCAGAAGGCACTGGAGGAGCGGAAGATTGAGGCCATCAACAACCTGGCCCACGCCATCGCCAGCCTGGCGCAGAAGGACAAAGAAAGGCGATAA